gtgtggaaggcttacaatgatggcaaaaaacaacatttgagagtgcgctgaccctgatgCTAGActgggtacgcagctggaggttgaatgtttgaaggggtacgggactataaaaagtttgggaaccactgggttAGGTGGAGTGAAAGTTCAAAGCTATGATTCAAATCAATTGTTCAAAACCTGCCATCAATGGCATAACATACATTTTCTTACCATTACTGCTTTTTATTTTGCACTTTAGTTTATTTGACATGGACATGTCTGTCAATACTCAGGATTTGTTGACACTACATTTCAAGTAAAACAAAAGTTCAAATGTAAATGAGCCATACGCATGACTTCTTGTTACATTGATAAATACAAGTTAAGTCTTAATTAGCAATACAATGGAGTTAGTGAGCACCATGTGGTCAGGTTCCAGTTCAACAAAATACACATATCAACCAGTCTTAAAAATATTTCATGTGTATCTGAGGTAAGGCTTGAGGAAATAATACAGTATGGTACATACAGTAACAAGGCAATGCTTTaagttttaatatatatatacatacacatacagctCTTAAGTTAActaaaatgaaataaaataagtCGACCTTAAGCACACCACTCAAGCCACGAATTCATACTGTGTAATCAATGAATGAGTTGCAGGGTAGTACAGTGTCTTTTGGTTAAAGTACAGTAAGTGCAGTACACATGAAATGTTAAAATGTCTACTTGACCAGGATCAAGGACAAAGGGGAAGAACTAGAAAAGTCAATATCCTGTCTTTTTTACAGCTTTAAACTACCTGTAAACATGGTTGAGATCATTTTTTAAATCCTTTAAATAAAACTCATCTGCTTCATAAGTGCTAAGTGAGATCTAGCTGGATAACAAGTGGAGCACCATTTTCTATTATAAACCCCATTAATATGTTTTCATAAATCCTTCAAACGTACATAAAATGTTAGTTTTTTTGTAAACACTATAATCAAATCCATGGTTTCTTTAAATGTGCAACAAAGAGAGACAGTTTCTGTGCGCCAGTACTCCTTAGTCTTCCAATTCAAGCATCAAAACGTCTGTTGACATGTCAGTGGCTGGTGTAGCCCTTCAGtgcatcctggatgaactgtagGCTGCGCTTGTAGAGGAACGAGTCTTTCTTCTCAGGCTTGCAGATATTGAGGTGATCCACATCCACCTGGACCAGGTCCCCAATGCCCAGATCTGAAACCGGAGTAGTCTCAGAGTTAAGAGATTCACATGGAAGAAGTTCAAAAGTTCaagaatttgaatttgaattgaaaGAAAAACCTGAATTCATAGATACATTTTAGATATGGGTCTCCTGTGGCTACGTTCTACAGAATGTATTAAATAACAGTGGCCTACCTGCTGACTGCGTTGGCACCACCAATATCTTGATCATGGGGCCGATGGTGGTGGGCATCGTCTCTGCAAAGCTCAGCACATTGAACTCCCTGTCCTTGGCCATGTTCAGGAAGTTGACATTCAGGTCACGCAGCGCTGGAGAGTCTGGGAATGAGGGAATACGTATAGACAATGATGCAATAACACCATAAACAGGAGTATGTTTGTTATCTGTAACACAGATGCAATGGGAGGTTATTACTATCTAAAACACTGCTGTTAAGAATCGTTCTCTCTAACCTGACCCCCAGAATAATCACAAATTACTTCTGTCCATACCTCTGCAGAGCTCCCGGACCTCTACGGAGGGGAACAGGAGGTATCTGACGTTGACAGAGTACTCTGCCATGAAGGTGCCATGGTGGGGCACACTGTAGAACATGACGCCCTTGGTGTTCTTCATCAGTTCTCTCATGTCTGGGTCCCTCGACGCATCCAGCAGCATCTTCTTCACCAGCAAACCTGATAGGAAATGATAGAGAATTCAAAACGAACAGGTTTTTGTCCATTTTTTGCTAAATAGTGAAAGATAGCTTACCTCCCATGCTATGTGAAACCCAGACCACAGGCCTGTCTCCTACTCCTGCGGACTTCAGCTTCTTCAGCAGCTCTCGACTCCTATAGGCCAGAGACATCCTAAGGGCACAGGCATACAACAGTATCAGTGGAGTTGTCACCAAGAATGTCTGAATGATACAGTAATATGGTCACACTAAGGAAGTAGAGGAAAGAGGAGACACACACCTCtggttttcaacaggacactTGGCTCTCCAGTCACTCAGGTGAGTGTCATACTCCACAGATAGAACCCTCAGGTTGGGGCAGTCTGCAGCCAACCACGACTGACCaatggggaggggagagaaagaaccAGTCAAAAAGGGAGAGAGGATGTTGGTGAGCAGATTTGGCATCATATGACtcaaacatacactgctcaaaaaaataaagggagcacttaaacaacacaatgtaactccaagtcaatcacacttctgtgaaatcaaactgtccacttaggaagcaacactgattgacaatacatttcacatgctgttgtgcaaatggaatagacaacaggtggaaattataggcaattagcaagacacccccaataaaggagtggttctacaggtggtgaccacagaccacttctcagttcctatgcttcctggctgatgttttggtcacttttgaatgctggcggtgctttcactctagtggtagcatgagacggagtctacaacccacacaagtggctcaggtagtgcaactcatccaggatggcacatcaatggcgagctgtggcaagaaggtttgctgtgtctgttagcgtagtgtccagagcatggaggcgctaccaggagacaggccagtacatcaggagacgtggaggaggccgtaggagggcaacaacccagcagcaggaccgctacctctgcctttgtgcaaggaggagcaggaggagcactgccagagccctgcaaaatgacctccaacaggccacaaatgtgcatgtgtctgctcaaacggtgtAGGAGTAAATGAGACGTATAGGACAGCACATAGATGTATAAGATAGCTGAACATTAAGAatagactacaggaagacagggagacacaTAGGCGCCTAAGACAATTGGACACACTAAGGATAGGGGAGAACAGAACAAAAAGTAGCTTGACACAGTAATGAAAGGGAAAGACACATGGTCTGCTGACCTGACACACTAATGATAAAAAGACCCATAGTCAGCTCCTTCTAAAAAGAAGGCTTATAGGATAGAATCTGCTGATTCCAATAAAGGCAGAACAAAGAGTACATTGACACATTAATGAAAGGAAGAGACACAGAATCTGCTGACACATTAAGATAgagggtccggccaccattaTAAACTAATTGAAAGCCGATATGGGCGTTATTGGGCGTGAACAAGTGGGAAGCTTGAACTAAAAGATAATGGTGGTGAATGACTTAAGAAAAGAAACTTCATTTGCATAAGGGATGGACATAATATGTGTGTATAAATAGAAGAGCTAGGGCTCTGGGAAATTGTGTATTCCGCGGGACATTCCAGCTTGCTATACAATTGTATTAAAAGCAtgtttgatttcacaagttcttgtaagagttATATTTGAACCGATTTTCCACAacaacggtcagaaacagactccatgagggtggtatgagggcccgacgtccacaggtgggggttgtgcttacagcccaacaccgtgcaggacgtttggcatttgccagagaacaccaagattggcaaattcgccactggcgccctctgctcttcacagatgaaagcaggttcacactgagcacgtgacagacgtgacagagtctggagacgccgtggagaacgttctgctgcctgcaacatcctcagcatgaccggtttggcggtgggtcagtcatggtgtggggtggcatttctttggggggccgcacgtGCTCGCCAGAGGTACCATTAtgagccctccatgtgctcgccagaggtagcctgactgccattaggtaccgagatgaaatcctcagaccccttgtgagaccatatgctggtgcggttggccctgggttcctcctaatgcaagacaatgctagacctcatgtggctggagtgtgtcagcagttcctgcaagaggaaggcattgatgctatggactggcccgcccgttccccagacctgaatccaattgagcacatctgggacatcatgtctcgctccatccaccaacgccacgttgcaccacagactgtccaggagttggcggatgctttagtccaggtctgggaggatattcctcaggagaccatccgccacctcatcaggagcatgcccaggcgttgtagggaggtcatacaggcatgtggaggccacacacactactgagcctcattttgacttgttttaaggacattatatcaaagttggatcagcctgtagtgtggttttccactttaattttgagtgtaactccaaatccagacctccatgggttgataaattagatttccattgatcatttttgtgtgattttgttgtcagcacattcaactatgtaaagaaaaaagtatttaataagaatagttcattcattcatatctaggatgtgttattttagtgttccctttatttttttgagcagtgtacattctACATTGGCTAAGGTGACTACATCAGCAAAGCCAACATATTCTCCCATCTGGTGGTAAAGTCATGAGTATTAGTGACACAAAATAAACCACCCTCTACCAGGTGTTACCTTGGGCCAGCACTCTGTGTAGTCCTCGCTGGCACCCGctgccttctcctcctctgtaGGGTCACAGTCCTTCTGCCGCCACGTCTTAAAGGCTGCCCCCAGGAGCCCGTGAACAAAGAGAACATCCGCTTTGATTGGCTGGCTGGAGACAGAatgcataaaaaaaaaatagagtgGTTGTGTGAATATTGTACCTTGTATTATTTGACAGTAGCTagatttccatccaattggtgacagttTTTTAATGCGAATAATCTAGAATCTACATAAAGAAAATGTAAGTAAGCATTCACTGTTGAATTCGGTGTGACAAATAAATTGaattgcatgtgacaaataaatttgatttgcaAATTTTCCCACCAGTGGGGAGTCTCTTTAAGTAGATAAAGATCAGTGCGTGTGACCTCCCGactggcacagcggtctaaggcacagcatcgcagtgcttgaggcgtcactacagactcggGTTCGATCAcaagctgtgtcacagccggccgcgaccgggagacccatggggcggcgcacaattggcccagtgtcgtccgggttaggggagggtttggccagccgggatttccttgtctcatcgtgctctagcgactccttgtggcaggccgggcgcagtgcatgctgacacgttcgccaggtgtacagtgtttcctccaacacattggtgcggctggcttccgggttaagtgggcattgagtcaagaagcagtgcggcttggttgtgtttcggagatgagtgagagagtgagaggagacgtcgagagagagagtgagagagagagtgaaagacgagagagagagagagcgagagagaaaagagagagagagagcagagaggagagagagagagagaagcgagagagagagagagagagagagagcgagagagagagagcgagagagagagagagaccgagagagagagagtatagaagagagagagagaggagagcgtaaTAGATATGGTACGCCTCCCCGTTTGTAGGTTNggccttccccaaactgttgtcacattgttggaagcacagaattgtctagaatgttattgtatgctgtagcattaagatttcccttcactggatctaaggagcctagcccaaaccatgaaaaacatccccagaccattattcctcctccaccaaactttacagttggcactatgcattggggcaggtagcgttctcctggtatccgccaaatccagatttgtccgtaagactgccagatggtgaaacatgattcatcactccagagaatgcgtttccactgcttcagagtccaatggcggcgaacattacaccactccagcctaagcttggaattgcgcatggtgatctaagTCTTGTGTGCGGAAGCTCGGCTATGGAAATGAAGCTACAGACGAAAAggtattgtgctgatgttgcttccagaggcagtttggaacaaggtagtgagtgttgcaacctgaGGACCGACGATTTGTACGTGCAGTGCACTTCAGTACTCAACGGTCCAGCTCTGTGAACctcgtgtggcctaccacttcgcggctgagcctttgttgctcctagatttttccacttcacaataacagcacttacagttgaccggggcagctctgccagggcagaaatgtgatgaactgacttgttggaaaagtggcatcctatgacggtgccacgttgaaagtcactgagctcttcagtaaggccattctactgccaatgtttgtctatagagattgcatggttgtgtgctcgattttatacacctgtcagcaacgggtgtggctgaaataaccgaatccactaagttgaaggggtgtccacatacttttgtatatctaGTGTATTATCGCGTGAtgccaagtttacttcgatatgatggttattatatcaatatttgagcATAAAGGCGTTTTCACCTCCATTTCTTGCATactacattttacagacacaaaaagatcctgCCATGTCGAACAAACAAATTATTTGTCTGCATTCataaaattgtaccgaaacttcctgtttccatcatagCTATCGtgactttacattttttttatgcggtatgactttactcacataaaaactgtggatggaaacgtgctTAGTCATGATGAATGATGTGTACCTGGTTCGGCACTGGGGATGTAACACGTAGACTCCATCCTGGTACTTCTCCTTGACCGTCTCCCTGTCCAGGTTAGCCAGAGCTCGAGCAGCATGGGACGCCTGTATGATGTGTGGAGACTGCATCATCTCTGCTAGCACTGGCACCCAACCTGCAAGGTAACAGAACATCACATATGATGGCACTTGTAATAGAACATAATCCGATAGCCAGTACCCCTGACACACTGAGCAGAGAGCTAGCACCCGCCTGACACACTGAGATGAAGGCTCGACCCACCTGACACACTGAGCAGAGAGCTAGCACCTACCTGACACACTGATCAGAGAGCTATCACCCACCTGGCACACAGAGGATAACTAGCACCCACCTGACACACAGAGGATTACTAGCACCCACCTGACACACAGAGGATTACTAGCACCCATCTGACACACAGAGGAGAGCTAGCACCCACCTGGCACACAGAGGATAACTAGCACCCATCTGACACACAGAGGAGAGCTAGCCCCCACCTGACACACAGAGGAGAGCTAGCACCCACCTGACACACAGAGGAGAGCTAGCACCCACCTGACACACAGAGGAGAGCTAGCACCCACCTGACACACAGAGGAGAGCTAGCACCCACCTGACTGTACTATGGCCTGGTGCACGCTGTCGTTGAGAGCCAGGTTGCCGATGATGCGTAAAATGTTCCTCTGGATCTTCGGGGAGTCTCTGCGGAGCTGGTAGACCCTCTGAAGGAGCTGCAGGCCCCCGTTGGCCACGATGTGGTCGCAATGACTCTGGACCtggagaacagacatacaggtgTTAGAATGCATTTATACGCTCTTAATATCCCCTGATAGTGTCAACGACTGTATCCTATCATATGGAAACCTTGAGGGTCTGTTATGGTGAGTTACAAGGTATGATGAAAAAGATGTTCATGTATCTAGACAATAAAGGCTAACAATGTTTTTCAAAAGTCCCTTGACAAAATGTATCCTTGAGTTACAAGTGGTTTTAAAGCAAAATGTTACATAACCTTGGAGTGCTGCACTAGGGCCTGTAGACAGAAGGACTCAACCTTCTCAGAAGGGACAGAAGTGAGGCTTTGGGCATAGGGCAGTCCATTCCCCCCAAAACACCACAGACCCCCCTAAAACAGAGAGATCCAGTTATCTACCTAAaattgtgtgtgagtgagtatatGTATAAATATGTGTGTGAGCATCTCTTACCCTCTGTGCAGCCAGGGACTGGGTACTCTCCCTCAGGGCCAGTGAGGTGAAGTACTGGACACACTGGTCCACCtcagactgggggagagatgccAGCAGCTGCCTCAGACCGTCCTCTACAGATAACCTCTAAGCAGAGGGCcaaacaaacacactcacattaaaacacacacagaacattcataaaatttgatttgatttgatacacaaTAATTTTAATCCCCATCAGTGACAGATACCTACATCTTCCACCCAAGGCAGGACAGGTGGGGACAGGAAGAAGCGTTGGTCCACTTGAGAGGTGCGGGCCAGACCCAATGCCGTCCTCTGGTCTATAGCCTGGGCTGCTGTCTGGTACTGGTAGTCTGTGATGGACAGGGGTAACGAACCAATCCCTATCACCGTTCACTAGCACACATTTCACATTTACAGGTTGAAAGTGGTGATGTCTCACCATGCCAGTGGTGGTTCTGGGCCAGCTCCTGTACAGCTGACAGTCTGGTGGTCCTATTGCCTGAACAAGCCCTCTTCAACAGGACCCACAGCGCCACCTCATGGGGGTCCGCATCCATATGACTCAGGTGCTCTGACACACAGTTACAATTTAGACTTTTATGATGAAAATATGGATATTTTTACAAGCATTTCTTACATAATATATTTAATTTGAAATACATTTAAGAACTACACCTAAATGACCAAGGGTCCAATATCATCTACAGTACAAACAAAGACAATCTACCACCATCAATCATTattctactacagtactacagcaatGAGACTGCAGACCTGCTGTTATCATTGGCCGGGCAGCCGGGGCAGCTATCAAGTGTCAAACAGTAAGGTCAGAAAAGGTTAATGTTAGAACAGTTTTGAATGTACAATCTATGCAGAATCTGTAGTACAATCCCCATTGTACAATTGAATTACATAATGTGTCACATTATAAAGCAataaggagaggggagggggttcAGTCCACACCTGTGACTAGTGATGACTCAAGCATAAGAATACACACAAAAGTACATGAATGAAGACACACACTAAAGCTTTCATTCAAACCCAGGAAGTGAAGGGCAGGTGTTTCCTGAAGTGAACACGTTGTCTCAATAACAAACCTATTGACGTCCATCCGTGTGTGTCTGAAATACCCCAACTGAGCTTTACCCGAGGCTTGGAGGATGAACTCTAATGTTTCTATCACAACACTGACTTCTGCTTTCCAGTACTAGCAGAATAGGAAGTTGAAATTCATGTGATACAACAACtaaagtattgtgtgtaggtttctAAATGCAGCTGTAGCTTTAGTAAAAAAATAATGTACAAAAACAATACTGCAGTTGTGAATTTAGTGCTGTGTAGGAGGAAACTACTTTCAGTGGATCTTTCTCACCATCCAGAGGCCTCAGAAGAATCCTTGAGGAAACTTCCAGAAACCTCCTCGCTGCTTTATGAAGTTCTCTCCTGGCCTTATATGTGAGCCCTAAAACAGATACATGGGTTTGGTTACGATCAGTAATTAACATGTTATAACACAGTATTTTAACACCTCAAATGAACTATGTACCAAGCTATAAATGTATACTGCTCCAGGCTGGACCTCTGGTTGATCTACCT
This portion of the Salvelinus fontinalis isolate EN_2023a chromosome 27, ASM2944872v1, whole genome shotgun sequence genome encodes:
- the serac1 gene encoding protein SERAC1 isoform X2, yielding MSVAALRLIRCRRLSTTSGPGVKKVLPWRDIRKIAKMTGAVILGGCMFITYEVVSLNKAVRIDTQAIQQEKLKSYIYLSATPSKEQENLGTGLTYKARRELHKAARRFLEVSSRILLRPLDEHLSHMDADPHEVALWVLLKRACSGNRTTRLSAVQELAQNHHWHDYQYQTAAQAIDQRTALGLARTSQVDQRFFLSPPVLPWVEDRLSVEDGLRQLLASLPQSEVDQCVQYFTSLALRESTQSLAAQRGGLWCFGGNGLPYAQSLTSVPSEKVESFCLQALVQHSKVQSHCDHIVANGGLQLLQRVYQLRRDSPKIQRNILRIIGNLALNDSVHQAIVQSGWVPVLAEMMQSPHIIQASHAARALANLDRETVKEKYQDGVYVLHPQCRTSQPIKADVLFVHGLLGAAFKTWRQKDCDPTEEEKAAGASEDYTECWPKSWLAADCPNLRVLSVEYDTHLSDWRAKCPVENQRMSLAYRSRELLKKLKSAGVGDRPVVWVSHSMGGLLVKKMLLDASRDPDMRELMKNTKGVMFYSVPHHGTFMAEYSVNVRYLLFPSVEVRELCRDSPALRDLNVNFLNMAKDREFNVLSFAETMPTTIGPMIKILVVPTQSADLGIGDLVQVDVDHLNICKPEKKDSFLYKRSLQFIQDALKGYTSH
- the serac1 gene encoding protein SERAC1 isoform X1, producing the protein MSVAALRLIRCRRLSTTSGPGVKKVLPWRDIRKIAKMTGAVILGGCMFITYEVVSLNKAVRIDTQAIQQEKLKSYIYLSATPSKEQENLGTGLTYKARRELHKAARRFLEVSSRILLRPLDAAPAARPMITAEHLSHMDADPHEVALWVLLKRACSGNRTTRLSAVQELAQNHHWHDYQYQTAAQAIDQRTALGLARTSQVDQRFFLSPPVLPWVEDRLSVEDGLRQLLASLPQSEVDQCVQYFTSLALRESTQSLAAQRGGLWCFGGNGLPYAQSLTSVPSEKVESFCLQALVQHSKVQSHCDHIVANGGLQLLQRVYQLRRDSPKIQRNILRIIGNLALNDSVHQAIVQSGWVPVLAEMMQSPHIIQASHAARALANLDRETVKEKYQDGVYVLHPQCRTSQPIKADVLFVHGLLGAAFKTWRQKDCDPTEEEKAAGASEDYTECWPKSWLAADCPNLRVLSVEYDTHLSDWRAKCPVENQRMSLAYRSRELLKKLKSAGVGDRPVVWVSHSMGGLLVKKMLLDASRDPDMRELMKNTKGVMFYSVPHHGTFMAEYSVNVRYLLFPSVEVRELCRDSPALRDLNVNFLNMAKDREFNVLSFAETMPTTIGPMIKILVVPTQSADLGIGDLVQVDVDHLNICKPEKKDSFLYKRSLQFIQDALKGYTSH